One stretch of Podospora pseudoanserina strain CBS 124.78 chromosome 4, whole genome shotgun sequence DNA includes these proteins:
- a CDS encoding hypothetical protein (COG:A; EggNog:ENOG503NXKE): MSSEKRPFPGDDQQLVVKRQNVGSSRALATRSGPVGGSSGALIQSSVPRTSSLQAPVMELSGHSGEIFAARFDPTGNLIASGSMDRTVLLWRTYGDCENYGVLSGHKGAVLDLQWSRDSEILFTASADMHLASWDLTSGTRIRRYVGHEEGVTSLDLSKRGEEMLISGSNDGTIGIWDPRTKHAADYIETDFPITAVAISEAGNEIYSGGIDNDIKVWDVRKKAVVHTMLGHQDTITTLRVSPDGQQLLSYAMDSTARTWDIRPFAPAERHIRTFDGAPLGMEKNLIKGSWDSDGKKIAVGAGDGTAVVWEAGTGRLLYKLPGHKGTVNSVDFAPGAEPLILSASSDRNMLLGELK; the protein is encoded by the exons ATGTCTTCTGAAAAGAGACCGTTCCCAGGCGACGACCAGCAGCTCGTGGTCAAGCGGCAGAATGTGGGCTCTAGTCGCGCCCTCGCTACCCGCTCTGGCCCTGTTGGTGGAAGCTCTGGTGCCCTAATTCAGTCGTCG GTTCCACGAACGAGCTCCTTGCAGGCTCCGGTAATGGAGCTGTCAGGACACAGCGGCGAGATCTTTGCGGCAAGATTCGATCCCACAGGAAACTTAATAGCCTCTGGGTCAATGGACAGGACAGTTT TGCTTTGGCGAACCTACGGCGACTGCGAAAACTACGGCGTTCTCTCCGGCCACAAGGGCGCCGTTCTTGACCTGCAATGGTCCCGCGATTCGGAAATCCTCTTCACCGCCTCTGCCGATATGCACCTCGCTAGTTGGGACCTCACATCAGGCACAAGGATAAGACGCTACGTCGGACACGAAGAAGGCGTCACATCGCTAGACCTGAGCAAGCGTGGCGAGGAGATGCTCATCAGCGGCAGCAACGACGGCACAATTGGTATTTGGGATCCAAGGACGAAGCACGCGGCGGATTACATTGAAACGGATTTCCCCATCACGGCGGTTGCTATCTCGGAGGCTGGCAATGAGATCTATTCGGGTGGCATCGACAATGATATCAAGGTGTGGGATGTCAGGAAAAAGGCTGTGGTACACACAATGCTGGGTCATCAGGACACGATCACGACGTTGAGGGTATCGCCGGACGGGCAGCAATTATTGTCGTATGCGATGGACTCGACCGCCAGGACGTGGGACATTAGGCCTTTCGCCCCTGCCGAGCGACACATTCGGACATTTGACGGCGCACCGCTGGGCATGGAGAAGAACTTGATCAAGGGAAGCTGGGACTCGGACGGCAAGAAGATCGCGGtgggtgctggtgatggaaCGGCTGTGGTTTGGGAGGCGGGTACAGGAAGGTTGCTGTACAAGCTTCCCGGCCATAAGGGGACAGTCAACTCGGTTGACTTTGCACCGGGGGCGGAACCTCTCA TCCTCTCTGCGTCATCAGACCGGAACATGTTGTTGGGTGAGCTCAAGTGA
- a CDS encoding hypothetical protein (EggNog:ENOG503NVYY; COG:U; BUSCO:EOG09264OM7), with protein sequence MAANKASRLGEEIWKTRIDKVNAELVVLTYGTIVAQLCKDFDSDYVEVNKQLDKMGYNIGLRLIEDYLAKSNTVRRCSNFKETAEMIAKVGFKIFLNITPTIANWTNDGKQFSLIFDENPFADFVELPDDGRAQDELWYSNILCGVLRGALEMVQMQVEAHFISDVLRGNDTTEMRITLIRYIDDELPPEDD encoded by the exons ATGGCGGCTAACAAGGCGTCCCGATTGGGGGAAGA GATCTGGAA GACACGGATAGACAAGGTCAACGCCGAGCTGGTTGTCCTCACATACGGCACCATCGTTGCGCAGCTGTGTAAGGACTTTGACAGCGACTATGTCGAGGTCAACAAGCAACTCGATAAGATGGGGTACAACATCGGTCTGCGCCTAATCGAGGATTACCTTGCGAAATCCAACACTGTACGCCGATGTTCGAACTTTAAGGAAACAGCCGAGATGATCGCGAAG GTTGGGTTTAAGATATTCCTCAACATCACGCCAACGATAGCGAATTGGACCAACGACGGCAAGCAGTTCTCCCTGATCTTCGATGAGAACCCCTTTGCCGACTTTGTGGAACTACCCGACGACGGCCGGGCCCAAGACGAGCTGTGGTATTCGAATATCCTGTGCGGCGTGTTGAGGGGAGCGTTGGAGATGGTACAGATGCAGGTGGAGGCCCATTTCATCAGCGACGTGCTCAGGGGTAACGATACGACCGAGATGCGCATCACGCTGATACGATATATCGATGACGAGTTGCCACCAGAGGACGACTAG